The Nymphaea colorata isolate Beijing-Zhang1983 chromosome 11, ASM883128v2, whole genome shotgun sequence genome includes the window ACTAGGATCTCGTATCACTGCGGATTTGAAATCtacggtgaaacaaacacacctttTCTATCTGACGAACAAGATCTATACtcgtttggatgacaaaaaaactGTGTAAAAGAGCTTTCGAACCCCGTTTTAGCATTTCAATTGAAAATGTTGTCAAAGTAAAAATATCGTGGTATTTCCATGAGTTccttcaaaagaatattaaatcgttttcatttttttttttacaaaacaaattacatatttttattgGTTTCATATAATTTTTACCGTTTTGAGTTTCCAATAACTTTTTAGGGTTTCTTTAGGAAACAAACTCTCCATTATCATGAGAAAACTAGATCTTCATGCCTTGGCGTGGACAAAAACCTGCACGTTGCTTCTACCATTTAAATTATCATACGATGAAAagatattttctgttttataacataaaaatatCACATCATTAACTTCGGTTTTTTATGTTAGCTTCTTGTACGATTCCCAGTCCCTTTTGCATTTTAATGTTTTGTactttttaataaagaaattcTGTGTGGAATAAAAGGTTGGGATCACGAATCCCTATCGCCAGTTTTTCCCAAATAGCTCACTACTTAATTGGACCTCGTGTAAATCGACAACCAAATGAATGACCCTGGTCGCCTTTTACCTTCTCGAAAGAATCTTGCagatgattaaaagaaaatataagcGCAAAAGCCAACATCCCAAGAAAGAGTAATTAAGATATGCAAGATTATTTGGGGAAGGGAGAAGCAAACTGGAAGCAGGAAAGCAAAATTTAAAGGAAGCAGGGTTCCTGGTTACTGTATGCATCAAGCACTCTATTATAGAGTTGATCATCATAAATGTTCCAAGTATAATTTCGGTTCTGTTAATGTCGAGGACTGTCTGTCGAGTTTGAAAGGAAACATTGCTATAAGCAGATCAAGGAGGAGGTGCACAGAGGGTTTTCCAAGCACccaatttcaaaaagaagctTTTCTTTTGCAGATCTCCACTCAAAGACTTCCACCAGGCAACTTCATTCCTTTGCTTGCAATCTCTGCAGGTTTCAGATTAAACAGAATGAGAATTAAGTAAAAACAAAACCACATGCATCCCCACGAGCAAGTAGACAAGTGTGCGCAAAGAGGAAGCCAACAAATGTATCAGAATTAACCTTTAGATCATGCCAACATTTTTTGTCGATGAAAATGCTGAGAAATCAACTCCTTGAAAATGCAAAGTTGCAAGTAGAAATGTCTATAGCGATTTATTCACTTTAAAACTTGCATCAAGCTAGGCGTTTCTTGAAATCCATGTATGCATCTGGGAGAGATAAACTGTTAAAGCTGTTTCTCTTTGTGCTAAAAATTGCAATAAAGGATTAAatgcccttttcttttttaacatcaGTTATATCAAAGCATCTAGTAGTGGTATCGACAACGTTTATGTGTGTTGTCTGTTTTGACTCTATATGCATGCATGCTTGCTTGATTTTGTGGAGGTTTCAGTCTCATGCAAAGGAAAAAGCAGATTTCAACCTTCCAGGACAGTATCCCTTGAATTATATGTAGTTTAACGACTAATAAATAGAGGGTTCCAACACTAGTCCATTACAGTTGAATAACACATTCTGGCAAATAAGAGATCGGTGAGTACCTTAATTGTGCTCTGAAACTTTTTTTGCAGGAGTATGCTTTCAAACAGCTCAATGCTCACATCAGCAAGCCGGTCTTTCAGCACCTCTATctcctttttttgttcttcatttgtttgtttcatAGCCAAAGACTCATCTTCAGCAACCTTTAcatgaacaataaaaattaaactGAAATCTTGGGGCTGTCAAGATCAAAATGGTAAGCAATTATgacattttcaagttttaagcACCACCAAACATCAACATCAAGTTGGTTTGTATCAGAAACTGCATGATTCCATATGGTTACGGTTAGCATAATGAACAACAAGTGGTTTATGGTTCTTCAACATGCCATTGAATAGAAAATTCATGTCTGACAAGATAGAGAGCTAGATCTAAAATCTTAAAACTTGATATAGGTCTAGAATTTTTGAAGTCCATCTTCAAAACAAAATCAGTAGAAAACATCAAGGCTAAATGCCACAGAAAAAATGATAAGGAATGCAGAACGTGTAATCCATGAGTCGATTCTAAAGGTGGATTAATGGTAGAAACCAGAAGATGAAATTGATTGTAAAAGTAAGGTAAGTATTGTATGTGAATCATGCAAGTTACCTGCAAGTCCAATTGAATGGAATGAAGCTGATGCTGAAGTTCCTCAAGTTGCTCAGCCTGTGATATGACATTTTTCTGCAATAACAAATGAAATCACACGAATGAGATTCACAATATATGATAATTTGCAGAAGAATTATCTTATATCAAGGCATCAGAAGATCTACATCTGCTTTGAAATCTTCAATAGCTAAGGACAAATTTTCCATAGACTTTTTGCACTTATGCAGTTCATCAGTAAACTTCTGAACTAGAACTGGTTGTTGATGTGTGTCCACGTAAATTTCTTGCATTTGATGGATATCCTCAATATCCTCTCGCAATGACTTGATCTCTTGATCCTTGACCCGCAATGAAGCCTGAATGAATAAAGCAGAATTCAGATGGCAATATCAAACATAGTCTAGGCAAGGATAAaacaaaaatgcagaaaagCAACAGATTGTTCAGTTTCACTGAAGAAGctaaccaaaaggaaaaattgatCATATCATGAACAAGTCCAATAGGAATGCAGGTTTAGAATTTGTGAAAATTGATTTACATAGGAATAgctatttataattttattgttaTACGACAGTGATTTTGTGGAAGGGAtttcttgaatttctccttctttcctGTCGTCTAAGAATATTTTTAAGATTAAACAATATTGTGAATAAATTACTGATTACACAGTTATAGCACAAAGAAAATTAATGCACATGCctctttcttaaaaaaataccCAAAATTTCATGCACAATTTTGTACCCTTGCTGAATAATCTGTAATAATTGGTATAACTGTTATaggtcttttcatgtttttagcaGGTTCCGATAATTGATTACTGCTCGTCCTTGTGATGTGCAGCTTCAAAAATCCTGTTCACCAATAATTGATTAGTACCTAGCACACTTTTCTCCAATAACTTCGCTGTACTCATTAGTCATTCAACATGATTCATTTCACCTTATCTGGATTTGAATCTTCTTTAGTGACTTGATGGAACAGACATGTTCTAATAAATTGATGCCAATCAGTTACTTGATGGTAGCCACACAAGTGAACCATAAATTTATATGCCATAGGAACAAGAAGTCAAAAACTACAACAAGTTTCCTCATGCCATGTAACATTAGTAATATAAGACAGAAACCAAATCATGGGTGAGCAGCCTACTTACATAAGAAGCATCCAATTGCTGCTGCAGCGTAGCAGCATGCCTGCGAGCAAAGCCTGCATCATGCCACCAATAATTCTTTTCCTGTTCCAGAAAACTAACATTGCCGTGGAGTCTATCAATAGACTCCTTCATAAAATTGTTTTCATGTTCAAGGTCCCAGATTCGTTCATGAAGAGTTACAACCTGCAGCCCAAACAGGAAGTCATGGTTATAAACTTGATCATGCTAATTAATTTAAACTTGGCTGAAGAGAGCCAATAGATTCTGATTTAACCTGCTCAGAAGCTCGCTCATATTTGTTAACCAAagttgaaatttctttttccatggtCAGTCTTCGCCGCGTCTCATCTTCGTATGACTGCACTGCTGCCTGTAGATAGAAACGCAAACCAAGAAGTCAACAACGatattctcaaaattttttgaattgcagCCCATTTACGGCTTAAGAACGAGTTATAATAACAGTTCAATGATTACCAGTCTACGGGCTTCTTCTTGAGCATACATTTCCTGTAAAGCTGCATACTTTCTATGGAGCTTTTCATAATCACGATTTTCCTGTTCTTGTCTCTCCTTAATTCTTGCCAATTCCTTGTCCTTTTCCTCGAGTACTGCAACTAAACAGAATGAAGTTGGTGATGAAGATATCGCATCAATAGATTTGACAACAAAAATGTTTTGTACTATGAACAAGAGCAAATGTAATGAAACCTCCCTGCGATGGGTCTAATACCAGAACTGGACAAGCGAAAGTACATTCAAAAGGAAACATGCGACAGTTCCTGTGACagtacacacagacacacattCTTTGTCGTGAACATGTAGCAATATCTTTCCCACAGGGAAATGTAGGCAGTACTACTTTACTGCTTGTGAACTTATGAGGAAAGGAATCAATGGTAATATAATATGATCAGCCATGAAGGTATACCACACTGTTCTTCTGTAAAAAACCATCAAGAACAATCATAATCACATACTAGCATCGACAGGGGACAAAGCTTACTTGTTTCAGCAAGTACGATTCTCATGTCTTCCAACTCTGCCTGCATTTGCTGTCCGAGGCATCCCATCCTAGCTTGTTGCACCAACTCGACGAGAGCATTAATGGCAGACTCGCGTTCCATCTCCTTGTGCATGCAGAGTTCGTAGGACACCAACGAGGAGATAACGAATGCTGGTGGAGAAGCAGAAAGGCCTGAATCTCTTGGGCACCCTTCCGTTgcagagagaaaggaaatagtGATCTCTGCAGAGAATAAGCGGGGGAAAAGAAATAGGAAGGCAGTTTCGGGGAGCTGAGTACGGGCGTTAGAAAGATTTGCTTCGTCCACCCGATTTGGAAAGCGCAACAACGGGCCTGAGCTTGGCTTCCTTCTCCGCGGGGAATATTTTTTGCGGTTTCCTTTCTTCTGCTTATATAAGCAAGAGAGTTGCATGGTTTCCTTCCGCTATTAGGAATCAACTGGCAGATGCGACCCTCCCCAAATGACGGGCATTAACTGATGAATCCTATAAGATATGACTTATCCGGCATCCGGATTAATCATGCTGGTTTATGAACTCCTTTTGAATAATATCTTAATgcaaaatattatttaatattttttttacatgttatAAGATATGACTTAGGATTAACCAAAAACATTAATTTTGGGCTAACCCATGTTAGACTCGCATACAAATCTGGATAAGTTCCAGCAGAAGCCCGCCATTGCCCCAATCCCGTGAACCTTGCGCATTATTTCTGGGGATAGATCTTAATCTAAACTCTTGAAGTTGCTGCAAAGAATATCTCATAAATTAGAAAAGATGATAACCTTCAGCTCATATACAATTAATTAAGAATTATcgttctctttttctgtttaaaACAGTCTGATCTTGTttggagatatatatatatatatatatattaaaaattttatcaatatcTTTAAATAAGTAAACAATAAGCAGTATAATTTAGTAGACAGTTCTGCCCTTATAACATTTACTATGAGGTTAGAACTAAGCTTAGGATTACACGCGGAGTGGATTTTACCCCATATCTGATCAGAGCCGGTGAGTACAATTGATGGTCGTAATGGACCAGAAAATAGATTTATTGTTTCATAAAATTTTGTTCAGATATGAATTTATATAACTAACTTCACATAGATTATGTGTTGGATTTggagcgaaaaaaaaaaaattctgtcaAATTAGCTGGCTCAAAGAGTTGGTTTAAGACATTCGGTTCTGAATATAAAGGGTTCGCTTCCAAAGCGGTCGTAACTTTGGGataggaggaaggagggaggggcCTCAGTTTCTTCAATGTACCTACACATCGGGGccgagccaaggtagggccgtAGGGGCCcaggccccacctcaaaaaaaaattacatgtaattttaaaaaaattcacttatcttatataaatattttgaaatcaaaatttagaaactttaattcggccccctTCATGAAcaatttttggctccaccctGCTTTATACCTCCAAAAGGTTCAATATCTAGCCTCTCTGAGCATGCATTCTGGCAATTCAAATGTTAATCTCCATTAAACCAATCCCATGTTACCACAAACATATTAGGATTATCGggcaaaaaaattattaaagtGCACATGTAAATGACTGGCAAATGTATGTCCATGATTAGATCAATGTAATTACCTTATAATTGGATTTATTAAGAAACAGATTGCAATTAATTAGGTCCGCATGTATTCATCACTTTTGGATGCAAAGCTTTGGACTAATTTTAACACAATTAATTAGTAAGTGTGACCTACCTAAGAATAAAAAGTGTCTTCTTTGTTATATAAAAGATTTGCTAAACCCAAtcaatttaatttctttttccaagtTGAACTTGGGGACTAGTCAGTGATTGGTTTAGATAAATCCAAGCCTATGCCAGTGCTAAATTTGGCTGGTTTAACACAGAGGTTAGATGATTAATGAACTGCTATGAAACTGAGATTCAACATACCACCGCCAATCTTGGCTCAGTGGTCCGGAGATTTGTATTAGATACTATTCGGACAGCGCCTTTCTGGTGTGGCAAACACGTTTTCGTGTCCTAGGCAGGttaatagggatgtcaacatattGGATATttccttaatcatatctgttttttttctgtcatatctgaatccgaatccgctccgaattttaccaattttcaaaatttaataacattagatacatgatatttgcctaaaaatgaatctgattcgAATTTAAATCTCAATCCGAacccgatcagatatttatgtatatccgaatccgatccgatttcttaattagatattaatttttttttcgtattAGATTTTTTGGATCGAATCGGTTGAATATCAAATTCAAacagatatatatattgacaGATACGAGGTGTAAAGCGTCATACACTAcccatttttcttgtttgttcttATTCTAattatttttccctttcattttttaaaaacgtATAcacaattatatttttttcaaatttaaaatgtatACACTGGTCGGAGAACTTTTGTGGAAAACCAAAGCAAGACAAAATATCCCATTAAATTGATCTCACTTTTCTAGATAAGTAGCTATAAACAATACTTAAACTAGAGTTTGAATGAAAATAACACAACTCCAGGCAATTGGGAATCAGAGTTATTGGCACTGCCCCGCCCCACAACACATGGGACACCCCACGTATCTACTCGATGTACACGTGTAACTCTGTCATTGGAAAGCAATCCACGGCAGTGCAATGGGAACTTCGTGCTCCAACACGTGTCATCCCATGAGTGGCTGGATTGCCTCGTGTTATCCCAAGCAGATAAGAGACCTGCCCGCTGCCCGGACCAACTCCCACCTCATACACAAAGATCATAAAGAAAAAGCCACACCTTCACTTCACTCCAGTCCCTGAATCGAATTGCCGGCGACGGTGCAGAGGAGATGGCGCATGCTGTAGCTTCAATGGCTGGCTTGCATGGCGCCTACCAGGCCGTTCTGGACGGAAGCCTTCAACTAAGCGGCTCAAGCCAGCTGAACGTAGCCGGTGGCAGCAGCCGAGTCGCCGTAAGCCGGGTGGCTTTTAGTCCAATTAGAGCTCAGCAGGTTCCAGTGGAGCCGGAAGCCGCCTCTCAGAGCAGCCGCCGAGCTCTCCTCGGCCTCCTAGCTGCCGGTGTCACCGCCGGCTCCGTTGTCAAGTCAGTCTTGGCGGAGGCAAAGAGCATTAGAGTCGGCCCACCTCCGCCGCCCTCCGGCGGATTGcgtaagttttccaaaattctcCTTAAATCATTCTTAGAGCTCTAGATCTACTTCAAATTGCCACTTCTATAGTTCTTTTTGAATGAGCATGTTGCTGGCATATCTTTGCTTCCCAGCAAACAAGTCTTTGAATTTCGAGAAAGCTTCTCATTCATAAATGCACACATCTTGGTCAATGCAAGTAGAATTAAGGTACAAACAGAAATTTTTCTTACGATAATCAAGTGGGTGCACCATCTTTTGGATCATTCAGCTTTTCTTGagtcaactatatatataagtcGCTTCCATAATTTGCCAAACATGCAGCTGGAACTAAGAACTCTGATGTTCCAAGGGACCTGCTATTGCCCTTGAAGGATCGCTTCTTCCTGCAGCCACTCCCCCCAGCAGAAGCTGCCCAGAGGGCTAAGGACTCCGCCAAGGACATTGTTGGTGTCAAGAGCTTCATTGACAAGAAGGCCTGGCCTTATGTCAAGAACGATCTCCGCCTCAAGGCGTCGTACCTCCGCTTTGATCTCAACACTGTTATCAAAGCGAAGCCGAAGGGCGAGAAGCAGCCGCTGGTAGAACTCACCGAAAAGCTATTCTCCACAATTGATGGTGTaagctcttttttctttcacaagcTTGTCTGGTTGCCATTTATGAGCATAATGGGTGGCAAGGTGGTTCACCTCTTAAGGGAGTTGAGTTCAATTTTTAGGGAGGCTATCACATCCTAGTGTACTTCGCCTCTGGATCGTAATAGGTTTTCAAGCAACATGGAGGCTGTGGTTTCTCTTAAAgtggtggaatgaaccactcgcccttaaaaaaaacttatgcaACATAAACTTACATATTGAAGTGTTTATTGGacgtcacaaaaaatgtgtccTATTGAAAAAAGACGTATGTAATACGGCAAAACACAGTTAGCCGTATAATACCCATTTTATTCccgtcttttaaaaaaaaacgtcagaaaataaaaaaacatgtataaattatACTcgttttttgtgtttcttccatattttttatgattttttatttttttaaaattttgaggatttactaaatgttttaaattttttaaaattttgcctagattttttcgttttattttcgagatatacaattttgtcgtattatacccgtctCTTTCTTCGCcctataatacccgtacacgtttttgtgacaatgaatcAATTTCTGGGATCAGCAATCACATTATGAGTTCTTGGCTCAGGGATCCAGTTTCATCCCGGTCAGCGGcaaatttgaactttgttagCAGATTAACTGATTCATAGATGGGAATTTAAATGAAATCTGCCTTTGATATTGGAAGTCAGAATT containing:
- the LOC116263666 gene encoding uncharacterized protein LOC116263666: MQLSCLYKQKKGNRKKYSPRRRKPSSGPLLRFPNRVDEANLSNARTQLPETAFLFLFPRLFSAEITISFLSATEGCPRDSGLSASPPAFVISSLVSYELCMHKEMERESAINALVELVQQARMGCLGQQMQAELEDMRIVLAETIAVLEEKDKELARIKERQEQENRDYEKLHRKYAALQEMYAQEEARRLAAVQSYEDETRRRLTMEKEISTLVNKYERASEQVVTLHERIWDLEHENNFMKESIDRLHGNVSFLEQEKNYWWHDAGFARRHAATLQQQLDASYASLRVKDQEIKSLREDIEDIHQMQEIYVDTHQQPVLVQKFTDELHKCKKSMENLSLAIEDFKADKNVISQAEQLEELQHQLHSIQLDLQVAEDESLAMKQTNEEQKKEIEVLKDRLADVSIELFESILLQKKFQSTIKRLQAKE
- the LOC116263821 gene encoding oxygen-evolving enhancer protein 3-2, chloroplastic → MAHAVASMAGLHGAYQAVLDGSLQLSGSSQLNVAGGSSRVAVSRVAFSPIRAQQVPVEPEAASQSSRRALLGLLAAGVTAGSVVKSVLAEAKSIRVGPPPPPSGGLPGTKNSDVPRDLLLPLKDRFFLQPLPPAEAAQRAKDSAKDIVGVKSFIDKKAWPYVKNDLRLKASYLRFDLNTVIKAKPKGEKQPLVELTEKLFSTIDGLDHAAKIKSSPEAEKYYAQTVSALNDVLAKLG